The following coding sequences are from one Arcobacter nitrofigilis DSM 7299 window:
- the mnmA gene encoding tRNA 2-thiouridine(34) synthase MnmA — MVEKNGILPAGKKKVVVGMSGGVDSSVTALLLKQQGYDVIGLFMRNWEYGIKGSQCPNRIEFEDAKKVGELIGIEVLGKDFVEEYRTKVFDVFLEGLKKGLTPNPDILCNREIKFNVFLNEAKKMGADVIATGHYAKIAKYKDHYVLDTPKDSSKDQSYFLHALSSEQLSHAMFPLGDLTKKEVREIARLHNLPVSDKKDSTGICFIGNQRFDEFITQHLKAIPGDIVDENGKVLGRHKGLICYTLGQRKGIGLGGIKETETANHIHNPWYAAKKNMEDNTLTVVQDTNHPLLMNQSVEASHMHWVLEEAPKVGDKLMAQIRYRQQKQACTVTEVTGDKVLVQFDKPQRAVTLGQSLVLYEGDYCLGGGFISNYYA; from the coding sequence ATGGTGGAAAAAAATGGAATCCTGCCTGCAGGTAAAAAAAAAGTAGTTGTAGGTATGTCTGGTGGTGTTGACTCTTCAGTTACTGCTTTACTGCTAAAACAACAAGGCTATGATGTAATAGGCTTATTTATGCGTAATTGGGAGTATGGAATCAAAGGTAGCCAATGCCCCAATCGTATAGAATTTGAAGATGCAAAAAAAGTAGGTGAACTAATAGGCATAGAGGTACTTGGTAAAGATTTTGTTGAAGAGTACAGAACTAAAGTGTTTGATGTATTTTTAGAAGGTTTAAAAAAAGGTCTTACTCCAAATCCAGATATACTTTGTAATCGTGAGATTAAATTTAATGTATTTTTAAATGAAGCAAAAAAAATGGGTGCAGATGTGATTGCAACTGGTCATTATGCAAAAATAGCTAAATACAAAGACCACTATGTACTTGATACTCCAAAAGATAGTTCAAAAGATCAAAGTTATTTTTTACATGCACTATCAAGTGAACAACTATCACATGCTATGTTTCCTCTTGGAGATTTAACTAAAAAAGAAGTTAGAGAAATAGCTAGACTTCACAATCTTCCAGTTAGTGATAAAAAAGATAGTACGGGTATATGTTTTATAGGTAACCAGAGATTTGATGAATTTATTACACAACATTTAAAAGCAATTCCAGGTGATATTGTAGATGAAAATGGAAAAGTATTAGGAAGACATAAAGGTCTTATTTGTTACACCTTAGGGCAAAGAAAAGGTATTGGACTTGGAGGTATTAAAGAGACTGAAACAGCTAATCACATTCATAATCCATGGTATGCAGCCAAAAAAAATATGGAAGATAATACCTTAACAGTTGTGCAAGATACCAATCATCCCTTACTTATGAACCAAAGTGTTGAAGCTAGTCATATGCATTGGGTATTAGAAGAAGCACCTAAAGTTGGTGATAAATTAATGGCACAAATTCGTTATCGTCAACAAAAACAAGCTTGTACTGTAACAGAAGTTACTGGGGACAAAGTTCTCGTACAATTTGACAAGCCACAAAGAGCTGTAACTTTAGGACAAAGTCTTGTTTTATATGAGGGTGATTATTGTCTTGGTGGAGGATTTATAAGTAATTACTATGCATAG
- a CDS encoding OmpA family protein produces the protein MKKLLLTSLICSSVLFAANSEYKYEVTPMLSGAVTEGNLDLDRNYANAGVSLGFNLDDSMFDQIELGILRTLGDVDYKNSNQETGITRVFTNVIKEYKLNEKSSLYALAGLGVEVYDNEQFGNETGPFANYGFGYKYKLDNDMAIKTDVRHLVSFDNGNNNLIYTVGLAIPFGKKAAPAPEVKEEPKPVVMEEPKKVEEPKVLDSDNDGVIDSLDQCPDTMRGANVDKVGCIKMLDLEVHFPIDSSIIDEKYKHRIKEFAEFLNKHPKLKATIEGHTDYTGTKKYNLWLSKRRANSAFEALKKYDVDPARLKTIGYGETRPIATNKTKEGRAKNRRIEATVSK, from the coding sequence ATGAAAAAGTTGTTATTGACAAGTTTAATATGTTCATCAGTCTTATTCGCTGCAAATAGTGAATATAAATATGAAGTTACTCCTATGCTCTCAGGTGCAGTTACAGAAGGTAACTTAGACCTAGATAGAAATTATGCAAATGCAGGTGTTTCTTTAGGATTTAATTTAGATGACTCAATGTTTGACCAAATTGAATTAGGGATTTTAAGAACTCTTGGTGATGTAGATTATAAAAATAGTAATCAAGAAACAGGAATAACAAGAGTTTTTACAAATGTTATTAAAGAATATAAATTAAATGAAAAATCTTCACTTTACGCATTAGCTGGTCTTGGTGTTGAAGTTTATGATAATGAACAATTTGGTAATGAAACTGGACCATTTGCAAATTATGGTTTTGGGTATAAATATAAATTAGATAATGATATGGCTATCAAAACTGATGTAAGACATTTAGTATCGTTTGATAATGGTAATAACAATCTAATTTATACAGTTGGTTTAGCAATTCCTTTTGGTAAAAAAGCAGCTCCTGCTCCTGAAGTAAAAGAAGAGCCTAAACCTGTTGTAATGGAAGAGCCTAAAAAAGTAGAAGAACCAAAAGTTCTAGATAGTGATAATGATGGTGTTATTGACTCATTAGATCAATGTCCTGATACTATGAGAGGGGCAAATGTTGATAAAGTTGGTTGTATCAAAATGCTTGATTTAGAAGTTCATTTTCCAATTGATTCTTCAATCATAGATGAAAAATATAAACATAGAATCAAAGAATTTGCAGAATTTTTAAATAAACATCCGAAATTAAAAGCTACTATTGAAGGTCACACTGACTACACTGGTACTAAAAAATATAATTTATGGTTATCAAAAAGAAGAGCAAACTCTGCATTTGAAGCATTGAAAAAATACGATGTTGATCCTGCTAGATTAAAAACTATTGGATATGGGGAAACTAGACCAATTGCTACAAATAAAACTAAAGAGGGAAGAGCTAAAAATAGAAGAATTGAAGCTACTGTCTCAAAATAA
- the aroQ gene encoding type II 3-dehydroquinate dehydratase: protein MKIAVIQGPNINMLGVREQHIYGPMTLDQIHQGMKEQASQNGIELEFFQSNLEGEIVDKIQECLGETDGIIINPAAYTHSSIAIADALSAVNLPTVEVHISNIYKREEFRQKSITAASSTGVIAGFGPFGYHLALISLGQIISEVKAMEKARAEQQAAKA from the coding sequence ATGAAAATTGCGGTAATTCAAGGTCCAAACATAAATATGTTAGGTGTAAGAGAACAACACATCTATGGACCTATGACTTTAGACCAAATTCATCAAGGTATGAAAGAGCAAGCTTCTCAAAATGGAATAGAATTAGAATTTTTTCAATCAAACCTAGAAGGTGAAATTGTAGATAAAATTCAAGAGTGTTTAGGTGAAACTGATGGTATTATTATAAATCCAGCTGCTTATACTCACTCATCAATTGCTATTGCTGATGCTCTTTCAGCTGTAAATTTACCAACAGTTGAAGTACATATTTCAAATATATATAAAAGAGAAGAGTTTAGACAAAAGTCAATTACTGCTGCTAGTAGTACAGGTGTTATTGCTGGGTTTGGACCATTTGGTTATCACTTAGCACTTATTTCATTAGGTCAAATTATTAGTGAAGTAAAAGCTATGGAAAAAGCAAGAGCAGAACAACAAGCTGCTAAAGCGTAA
- the folK gene encoding 2-amino-4-hydroxy-6-hydroxymethyldihydropteridine diphosphokinase, which produces MKKDINKDLTLFFTPNYPRFIKQDSNKKYLITLGIGGNIGNTKQLFDKLFLCLLKDSRFDLLETSPLLLNPPFGYLEQKYFLNGIIRLKSNLCANDLLKIMQRYEKKFGRKRSFQDAPRTLDIDIIFFDNKKINTEKLIIPHKDWANRESVIIPLKYMYKRSY; this is translated from the coding sequence ATGAAAAAAGATATAAATAAAGATTTGACACTTTTTTTTACTCCAAATTATCCTCGATTTATAAAACAAGATTCAAATAAAAAATATCTAATAACTCTAGGTATTGGGGGAAATATAGGAAATACAAAACAATTATTTGATAAATTGTTTTTATGTTTATTAAAAGATTCAAGATTTGATTTATTAGAAACTTCTCCCCTACTTTTAAATCCTCCTTTTGGTTATTTGGAGCAAAAATATTTTTTAAATGGTATAATTCGACTTAAATCAAATCTTTGTGCTAATGATTTACTAAAAATTATGCAAAGATATGAAAAAAAATTTGGAAGAAAGCGGTCCTTTCAAGATGCGCCTAGAACCTTAGATATTGATATAATATTTTTTGATAATAAAAAAATAAATACAGAAAAACTTATTATTCCTCATAAAGACTGGGCAAATAGAGAATCAGTGATTATTCCTTTAAAATATATGTATAAAAGAAGTTATTAA
- a CDS encoding M24 family metallopeptidase, whose protein sequence is MSNYILTNENAIYYECNYSCDNVIFIKLGNESFFITDARYTIEAKEKVKNTEVIESSDLIKSAQEILTKEKIKEIIFDGNDFTYNKFNKLTENLKVNFTNQVNFSHLKRVIKTDDEIAILKKAAKIGRNGFERLAKYINKNGLNKKETLLHFKAVEAYKNMGKYDLSFDPIIAINENAAKPHALPTSKKLQKNDLLLVDAGVKYKRYCSDRTCTASFGDELNFSRKQKFKSKKQQKIYDLVYKAQLNAIENAKVGMKAKDIDNLTRSVIEKAGFGKYFIHSTGHGVGLDIHEHPYINSKSDVIIEDNMVFTIEPGIYLPNEFGVRIEDTIVMKNGKAVIL, encoded by the coding sequence GTGAGCAATTATATACTAACAAATGAAAATGCGATTTATTATGAATGCAACTACTCTTGCGATAATGTGATTTTTATAAAACTAGGAAATGAATCTTTTTTTATCACTGATGCTAGATATACAATAGAAGCAAAAGAGAAAGTTAAAAATACAGAAGTAATAGAAAGTAGTGACTTAATAAAAAGTGCACAAGAGATATTAACAAAAGAAAAAATAAAAGAGATAATCTTTGATGGCAATGATTTTACATATAATAAATTTAACAAATTAACAGAAAATTTAAAAGTAAACTTTACAAACCAAGTAAATTTTTCCCATCTAAAAAGAGTCATTAAAACAGATGATGAGATTGCTATTTTGAAAAAAGCTGCCAAAATCGGAAGAAATGGTTTTGAAAGACTTGCAAAATATATCAATAAAAATGGTCTAAATAAAAAAGAGACCTTGCTTCATTTTAAAGCAGTAGAAGCATATAAAAATATGGGAAAATATGACTTAAGTTTTGATCCAATCATTGCTATTAATGAAAATGCAGCAAAACCACACGCTCTTCCTACAAGTAAAAAATTACAAAAAAATGATTTACTTTTGGTTGATGCTGGGGTGAAATACAAAAGATATTGTTCTGATAGAACTTGTACTGCATCTTTTGGTGATGAATTAAACTTTTCTAGAAAACAAAAATTCAAATCAAAAAAACAACAAAAAATCTATGACTTAGTTTATAAAGCCCAACTAAATGCAATAGAAAATGCAAAAGTAGGAATGAAAGCTAAAGATATAGATAATCTAACAAGAAGTGTTATTGAAAAGGCTGGTTTTGGAAAATATTTTATTCACAGCACTGGACATGGAGTAGGACTTGATATCCATGAACATCCATATATTAACTCTAAATCTGATGTAATTATTGAAGACAATATGGTTTTTACAATTGAACCTGGAATTTACCTTCCAAATGAATTTGGAGTAAGAATCGAAGATACAATTGTAATGAAAAATGGAAAGGCTGTAATACTATAA
- the mnmA gene encoding tRNA 2-thiouridine(34) synthase MnmA: MSEIKKVMVGMSGGIDSSVTAYMLQKEGYEVEGVYLKLHNRTDGYHEKNLEYIEDVAAFLGIKYHILDLADKFTAEVYDYFVDSYLEGTTPNPCVKCNKQIKFGAMLDFAKEHGASYLATGHYAKTDGEFFYEADDKTKDQSYFLSQVPKEALPFMMFPLSTYKKEDIVKFGAELDSAYKRITEKNESQEICFVETVYTDVVKRHANIDVPGNVLDEKGNVIGEHKGYAHYTIGKRRGFSVNGAHEPHFVTKLNPKDNTIVVGKKEALEVNNVIADNLNMFVDEKELTCTVKLRYRTTSTPCEIKIEDNKVNISLKEPVFGVATGQLAVFYDNQKVIGSAWIKETN; encoded by the coding sequence ATGAGTGAAATTAAAAAAGTAATGGTAGGCATGAGTGGAGGAATTGACTCTTCAGTTACAGCTTACATGTTACAAAAAGAGGGTTATGAAGTTGAAGGTGTATACTTAAAACTTCATAATAGAACAGATGGTTATCATGAAAAAAATTTAGAATATATCGAAGATGTAGCTGCTTTCTTAGGTATAAAATATCATATCTTAGATTTGGCAGATAAATTTACAGCTGAAGTTTATGATTATTTTGTAGACTCATACTTAGAGGGAACTACTCCTAACCCTTGTGTTAAATGTAATAAACAAATCAAATTTGGTGCAATGTTAGATTTTGCAAAAGAACATGGAGCAAGCTATCTTGCAACTGGACACTATGCAAAAACAGATGGTGAGTTTTTTTATGAAGCTGATGATAAAACAAAAGATCAAAGTTATTTTTTATCTCAAGTACCTAAAGAAGCACTTCCTTTTATGATGTTTCCACTAAGTACTTATAAAAAAGAAGACATCGTAAAATTTGGTGCTGAACTAGACTCTGCATACAAAAGAATTACAGAAAAAAACGAATCACAAGAAATCTGTTTTGTTGAAACTGTTTATACTGATGTTGTAAAAAGACATGCAAATATAGATGTACCAGGAAATGTTTTAGATGAAAAAGGAAATGTAATAGGTGAACATAAAGGTTATGCTCACTATACAATTGGTAAAAGAAGAGGCTTTTCAGTTAATGGTGCCCATGAACCTCACTTTGTAACTAAATTAAATCCAAAAGATAATACTATTGTTGTGGGTAAAAAAGAAGCTCTTGAAGTTAATAATGTAATAGCAGATAATCTAAACATGTTTGTTGATGAAAAAGAACTAACTTGTACTGTAAAACTAAGATATAGAACAACTTCAACACCATGTGAAATAAAAATTGAAGATAACAAAGTAAATATTTCACTAAAAGAGCCTGTTTTTGGTGTAGCTACTGGTCAATTAGCAGTATTTTATGATAATCAAAAAGTAATTGGTAGTGCATGGATTAAGGAGACAAATTAA
- a CDS encoding ribose-phosphate pyrophosphokinase, whose translation MRGYRLFTGSANPEFAKKVAKYLNIEISPAKLTKFSDGEISVKITESVRGMDVFIIQPTCAPTNDNLMELLIMVDALKRSSAKSISAVIPYYGYARQDRKAAPRVPITAKLVADLLEAAGISRVITIDLHAAQIQGFFNIPADNLFGSIMFIDYIKSKKLANPIIASPDIGGVARARSYAEKLNYDLVIVDKRREKANESEVMNIIGDVSGKDIILVDDMVDTAGTLVKAAEVLKNKGANSVMACCTHGVLSGPAYERLENGEALDELVISDTIPLKQEHDKITVLTASNIIGETIRRIHNNESVNSIFVK comes from the coding sequence ATGAGAGGATATAGACTATTCACGGGATCAGCGAACCCTGAATTTGCCAAGAAAGTTGCAAAATACTTAAATATCGAAATAAGTCCAGCAAAACTAACAAAATTTAGTGATGGAGAGATTTCTGTAAAAATTACAGAAAGTGTAAGAGGAATGGATGTATTTATTATCCAACCAACCTGTGCTCCAACAAATGACAATTTGATGGAACTATTAATTATGGTGGATGCATTAAAAAGATCAAGTGCAAAATCTATTTCTGCTGTTATTCCATACTATGGATATGCAAGACAAGATAGAAAAGCAGCTCCAAGAGTTCCAATTACTGCAAAATTAGTTGCAGATTTATTAGAAGCGGCTGGTATTTCTAGAGTAATTACGATAGACTTACATGCAGCACAAATTCAAGGATTTTTTAATATCCCTGCTGATAACCTTTTTGGTTCAATTATGTTTATTGATTATATTAAATCAAAAAAATTGGCTAATCCAATTATTGCTAGTCCTGATATTGGTGGAGTTGCACGAGCTAGATCTTATGCAGAGAAACTAAATTATGATTTAGTAATTGTTGATAAAAGAAGAGAAAAAGCTAATGAATCTGAAGTTATGAATATCATAGGTGATGTAAGTGGTAAAGATATAATTTTAGTAGATGATATGGTAGATACAGCAGGTACTTTAGTAAAAGCTGCGGAAGTATTAAAAAATAAAGGCGCAAACTCTGTTATGGCATGTTGTACACATGGTGTATTAAGTGGTCCTGCGTATGAAAGACTTGAAAATGGTGAAGCATTAGATGAATTGGTTATTTCTGATACAATTCCTTTAAAACAAGAACATGATAAAATTACAGTATTGACTGCTTCAAATATAATTGGGGAAACAATCAGAAGAATTCACAATAATGAATCAGTTAATAGTATATTCGTAAAATAA